From Phalacrocorax carbo chromosome 8, bPhaCar2.1, whole genome shotgun sequence, a single genomic window includes:
- the LOC104044227 gene encoding cytochrome b-c1 complex subunit 8: MGVQFGNLARVRHVITYSLSPFEQRAFPNVVSQGLPNVWRRFSSQVFKVAPPFVVAYLVYSWGMQEFERLKRKNPADYENDQ; the protein is encoded by the exons ATGGGCGTTCAATTCGGTAACCTGGCCCGGGTCCGCCATGTCATCACCTACAGCCTTTCGCCCTTCGAGCAGCGCGCCTTCCCCAACGTCGTCTCGCAGGGGCTGCCCAACGTCTGGCGGCGCTTCAGTTCCCAGGTCTTCAAGGTGGCGCCCC CCTTTGTGGTAGCCTATCTCGTTTACTCCTGGGGAATGCAAGAGTTTGAGCGactgaagaggaagaacccCGCCGACTATGAGAACGACCAGTAA
- the GDF9 gene encoding growth/differentiation factor 9 isoform X2, with protein sequence MKRLYKMSATKEGIPKATKSHLYNTVRLFTPCSECKHRHRDLMKDIHSVDLLFNLDRVTALEHLLKSVLLYSFDTSVPISSSIKCTCHLSIKEHDFSGQVCPSISHSIAFSLHFEVRKRKWVEIDVTSFLQPLIATKRRNIHMAVNFTCLMGDPQQNTKLENPVNVALVPPSLLLYLNDTSEQAYHRWNSLRYRRKNPVRPRRRNSLHVDPAGDKEKDSQGKRASRQRREENLKEVPVAPPYNLSEYFKQFLFPQNECELHNFRLSFSQLKWDKWIIAPHRYSPQYCKGECPRVVGHRYGSPVHTMVQNIIYEKLDSTVPRPSCVPAEYSPLSVLTIEPDGSIVYKEYEDMIATRCTCR encoded by the exons ATGAAAAGGCTCTATAAGATGTCTGCTACCAAGGAGGGAATCCCAAAGGCTACCAAGAGCCACCTCTATAACACTGTGCGACTATTCACTCCGTGTTCCGAATGCAAGCACCGCCACAGGGACCTAATGAAAG ACATTCACTCGGTGGATTTACTCTTCAACCTGGATCGTGTCACTGCTCTAGAGCACTTACTCAAGTCGGTCTTGCTCTATTCCTTTGACACATCGGTTCCCATTTCTTCCTCCATTAAATGCACGTGCCATTTATCTATCAAGGAGCATGATTTTTCTGGCCAAGTGTGTCCCAGCATTTCACACTCTATAGCTTTTAGCCTGCACTTTGAAGTTAGAAAACGCAAGTGGGTTGAGATTGATGTGACTTCTTTTCTCCAGCCTCTAATTGCTACTAAGAGGAGGAACATTCATATGGCTGTGAACTTCACTTGTCTGATGGGTGATCCACAACAGAACACTAAACTGGAAAATCCTGTTAACGTGGCACTGGTtcccccttctcttctcctttacCTGAATGATACCAGTGAGCAAGCTTATCACAGGTGGAACTCGCTTagatacagaaggaaaaacccAGTGCGGCCCAGGCGAAGGAACAGCCTGCATGTTGATCCTGCAGGTGACAAAGAAAAGGATTCACAGGGTAAAAGGGCCTCTCGACAGCGAAGAGAGGAGAATCTGAAAGAAGTGCCAGTGGCTCCACCCTATAATTTGAGTGAATATTTCAAACAATTTCTGTTCCCTCAAAACGAGTGTGAGCTTCACAACTTCCGCCTAAGTTTTAGCCAACTAAAATGGGACAAATGGATAATCGCACCACACCGGTACAGCCCGCAGTATTGCAAAGGCGAATGCCCGAGGGTGGTCGGGCACCGTTACGGCTCTCCCGTACACACCATGGTACAGAACATAATATACGAGAAGCTGGACTCAACCGTCCCAAGGCCCTCCTGTGTTCCTGCCGAATACAGCCCACTGAGCGTCCTGACCATAGAGCCCGACGGCTCTATTGTCTACAAGGAGTACGAAGACATGATAGCTACCAGGTGCACTTGTCGATAG
- the GDF9 gene encoding growth/differentiation factor 9 isoform X1 encodes MESTWRICVCFYCCLHWLSSSIQCSPHSRGRIVSDKTSGLLVAPEDNAGELNPLLWLPKGVRRGYALLPPLLKVLSDRGPQSWESEAPRLQPDSRALRYMKRLYKMSATKEGIPKATKSHLYNTVRLFTPCSECKHRHRDLMKDIHSVDLLFNLDRVTALEHLLKSVLLYSFDTSVPISSSIKCTCHLSIKEHDFSGQVCPSISHSIAFSLHFEVRKRKWVEIDVTSFLQPLIATKRRNIHMAVNFTCLMGDPQQNTKLENPVNVALVPPSLLLYLNDTSEQAYHRWNSLRYRRKNPVRPRRRNSLHVDPAGDKEKDSQGKRASRQRREENLKEVPVAPPYNLSEYFKQFLFPQNECELHNFRLSFSQLKWDKWIIAPHRYSPQYCKGECPRVVGHRYGSPVHTMVQNIIYEKLDSTVPRPSCVPAEYSPLSVLTIEPDGSIVYKEYEDMIATRCTCR; translated from the exons ATGGAGAGTACTTGGagaatttgtgtgtgtttctatTGCTGTCTTCATTGGCTTTCATCTAGTATCCAGTGTTCCCCCCACTCCAGGGGTCGCATAGTCTCTGACAAGACCTCTGGGTTATTGGTAGCCCCTGAGGACAACGCTGGTGAGCTAAATCCACTGTTATGGCTGCCAAAGGGTGTGAGACGTGGATATGCCCTCTTGCCTCCCCTTCTCAAGGTGCTGTCTGACCGGGGACCTCAGAGCTGGGAAAGTGAGGCCCCCAGGCTACAACCAGACTCCAGAGCCCTTCGGTACATGAAAAGGCTCTATAAGATGTCTGCTACCAAGGAGGGAATCCCAAAGGCTACCAAGAGCCACCTCTATAACACTGTGCGACTATTCACTCCGTGTTCCGAATGCAAGCACCGCCACAGGGACCTAATGAAAG ACATTCACTCGGTGGATTTACTCTTCAACCTGGATCGTGTCACTGCTCTAGAGCACTTACTCAAGTCGGTCTTGCTCTATTCCTTTGACACATCGGTTCCCATTTCTTCCTCCATTAAATGCACGTGCCATTTATCTATCAAGGAGCATGATTTTTCTGGCCAAGTGTGTCCCAGCATTTCACACTCTATAGCTTTTAGCCTGCACTTTGAAGTTAGAAAACGCAAGTGGGTTGAGATTGATGTGACTTCTTTTCTCCAGCCTCTAATTGCTACTAAGAGGAGGAACATTCATATGGCTGTGAACTTCACTTGTCTGATGGGTGATCCACAACAGAACACTAAACTGGAAAATCCTGTTAACGTGGCACTGGTtcccccttctcttctcctttacCTGAATGATACCAGTGAGCAAGCTTATCACAGGTGGAACTCGCTTagatacagaaggaaaaacccAGTGCGGCCCAGGCGAAGGAACAGCCTGCATGTTGATCCTGCAGGTGACAAAGAAAAGGATTCACAGGGTAAAAGGGCCTCTCGACAGCGAAGAGAGGAGAATCTGAAAGAAGTGCCAGTGGCTCCACCCTATAATTTGAGTGAATATTTCAAACAATTTCTGTTCCCTCAAAACGAGTGTGAGCTTCACAACTTCCGCCTAAGTTTTAGCCAACTAAAATGGGACAAATGGATAATCGCACCACACCGGTACAGCCCGCAGTATTGCAAAGGCGAATGCCCGAGGGTGGTCGGGCACCGTTACGGCTCTCCCGTACACACCATGGTACAGAACATAATATACGAGAAGCTGGACTCAACCGTCCCAAGGCCCTCCTGTGTTCCTGCCGAATACAGCCCACTGAGCGTCCTGACCATAGAGCCCGACGGCTCTATTGTCTACAAGGAGTACGAAGACATGATAGCTACCAGGTGCACTTGTCGATAG